The following proteins are encoded in a genomic region of Sparus aurata chromosome 11, fSpaAur1.1, whole genome shotgun sequence:
- the dipk1ab gene encoding divergent protein kinase domain 1A, which produces MARDLLPWGLFRKPLCIQARFSYLHMKYLFFSWLAVFVGSWIVYVEYSAYTELCRGHDCKNSICDKFRKGVIDGSACSSLCEKDTLYLGKCFTAKPNSQVYSGSWGDLEGVIKCQMEDAPHYDLGSEIEPRKEASAFNKPTKGTSVEKFREMIHNHLKAKVGDQANLADLATQVLSITDANKDGHISLPEARSTWALLQLNEFLLALVLEDRDHTPKLLGFCGDLYVMEKVPYSPLYGISLPWIIEVWIPAGLRRSMDQWFTPSWPHKAKISIGLLELVEDVFHGTFGSFLMCDVSATSFGYNDRHDLKVMDARYIVPEAIFQEDIRQQRCDVDEDCLYGADCLTSCDLTKHRCVPEVTRPNLAKACEALKDYILRGAPSDVREELEKQLYACIALKGSAEQMEIEHSLILNNLKTLLWKKISHTKDS; this is translated from the exons GCCAGATTTTCCTACCTGCATATGAAGTACCTGTTCTTCTCCTGGCTGGCGGTGTTCGTGGGGAGCTGGATAGTGTATGTCGAGTACTCAGCCTACACAGAGCTGTGTCGTGGGCACGACTGCAAGAATTCAATA TGTGACAAATTCAGAAAAGGAGTCATTGATGGCTCAGCCTGCAGCAGCCTGTGTGAGAAGGACACGCTTTACCTGGGGAAGTGCTTCACCGCCAAACCCAACAGCCAG gtgtACTCTGGGAGCTGGGGAGACCTGGAGGGAGTGATTAAGTGCCAGATGGAGGATGCCCCTCATTATGATTTAGGAAGTGAGATCGAGCCTAGGAAGGAAGCTTCAGCCTTCAACAAGCCCACCAAGGGGACCTCTGTGGAAAAATTCAGAGAGATGATCCACAACCACCTAAAG GCTAAAGTGGGGGATCAGGCCAACCTTGCAGACTTGGCAACCCAAGTACTGTCTATAACAGACGCTAATAAGGACGGTCACATCTCACTGCCTGAGGCCCGCTCCACATGGGCTCTGCTGCAGCTAAATGAATTCCTGTTAGCGTTAGTCCTGGAAGACAGAGACCACACGCCCAAGTTACTGGGCTTCTGCGGGGACCTGTACGTGATGGAGAAGGTGCCATACTCTCCTCTGTACGGGATCAGTCTACCCTGGATCATCGAGGTGTGGATTCCTGCCGGTCTGCGCCGCAGCATGGACCAATGGTTCACCCCGTCGTGGCCACACAAGGCAAAGATCTCCATCGGACTCTTAGAACTGGTCGAGGACGTTTTCCACGGCACTTTTGGCAGCTTCCTCATGTGTGACGTGAGCGCAACCAGTTTTGGTTATAATGATCGGCACGACCTGAAGGTGATGGATGCTCGGTACATCGTTCCTGAAGCCATCTTCCAAGAGGACATCAGGCAGCAGCGCTGCGATGTCGACGAGGATTGTCTCTACGGAGCAGACTGCCTCACTTCCTGTGACCTCACCAAGCACCGCTGCGTTCCTGAGGTCACCAGACCAAACTTAGCCAAAGCCTGCGAAGCACTCAAGGACTACATTCTGAGAGGTGCGCCATCTGACGTAAGAGAGGAACTCGAGAAGCAGCTGTACGCCTGCATCGCACTAAAAGGTTCAGCTGAGCAGATGGAAATTGAGCACTCGCTGATTCTGAACAATCTCAAGACTTTGCTATGGAAGAAAATCTCTCATACAAAAGACTCCTAA
- the rpl5b gene encoding 60S ribosomal protein L5b isoform X1 → MLISMCPGFVKVVKNKAYFKRYQVKFRRRREGKTDFFARKRLVVQDKNKYNTPKYRMIVRFSNRDIVCQIAYAKIEGDMIVCAAYSHELPKYGVTVGLTNYAAAYCTGLLVARRLLNKFGLDKVYEGQVEVTGDEFNVESIDGQPGAFTCYLDAGLARTTTGNKVFGALKGAVDGGLSIPHSTKRFPGYDPESKEFNAEVHRKHIMGVNVSEYMSLLMEEDEDAYKKQFSRFIKNGVTPDSIEEMYKKAHATIRENPVHEKKPPKEVKKKRWNRAKLSLAQRKDRVAQKKASFLRAQEQEASD, encoded by the exons ATGTTAATCAGCATGTGTCCT GGTTTTGTTAAAGTGGTGAAAAACAAGGCCTACTTCAAGAGGTACCAGGTCAaattcaggaggaggagag AGGGAAAGACTGACTTCTTTGCTCGTAAGCGCTTGGTCGTACAAGATAAGAACAAGTACAACACACCCAAGTACCGGATGATTGTCCGCTTCTCCAACAGGGACATTGTCTGCCAG ATCGCCTATGCCAAGATCGAGGGCGACATGATTGTGTGCGCGGCCTACTCACACGAGCTGCCAAAATACGGAGTCACTGTGGGTTTGACAAACTACGCAGCAGCCTACTGCACTGGTCTGCTGGTGGCCCGCAGA CTCCTGAACAAGTTTGGCCTGGATAAGGTGTATGAAGGCCAGGTCGAGGTGACGGGGGATGAGTTCAACGTGGAGAGCATTGATGGTCAGCCAGGCGCTTTCACCTGCTACCTGGATGCTGGACTTGCTAGAACCACCACAGGCAACAAGGTGTTCGGTGCCCTGAAGGGAGCTGTGGATGGAGGCCTGTCCATCCCACACAG CACCAAGCGCTTCCCTGGTTATGATCCAGAGAGCAAGGAGTTCAACGCTGAGGTCCACCGCAAGCACATCATGGGCGTCAACGTGTCAGAGTACATGAGCCTCCTgatggaggaggacgaggatgcTTACAAGAAGCAGTTCTCCCGCTTCATCAAGAATGGCGTCACCCCCGATTCG ATTGAGGAAATGTACAAAAAGGCTCACGCTACCATTCGTGAGAACCCAGTCCACGAAAAGAAGCCTCCCAAAGAAGTCaagaagaagag GTGGAACCGTGCCAAGCTCTCTCTGGCCCAGAGGAAAGACCGCGTCGCCCAGAAGAAGGCCAGCTTCCTCCGGGCTCAGGAACAAGAGGCTTCAGACTGA
- the rpl5b gene encoding 60S ribosomal protein L5b isoform X2, whose protein sequence is MGFVKVVKNKAYFKRYQVKFRRRREGKTDFFARKRLVVQDKNKYNTPKYRMIVRFSNRDIVCQIAYAKIEGDMIVCAAYSHELPKYGVTVGLTNYAAAYCTGLLVARRLLNKFGLDKVYEGQVEVTGDEFNVESIDGQPGAFTCYLDAGLARTTTGNKVFGALKGAVDGGLSIPHSTKRFPGYDPESKEFNAEVHRKHIMGVNVSEYMSLLMEEDEDAYKKQFSRFIKNGVTPDSIEEMYKKAHATIRENPVHEKKPPKEVKKKRWNRAKLSLAQRKDRVAQKKASFLRAQEQEASD, encoded by the exons ATG GGTTTTGTTAAAGTGGTGAAAAACAAGGCCTACTTCAAGAGGTACCAGGTCAaattcaggaggaggagag AGGGAAAGACTGACTTCTTTGCTCGTAAGCGCTTGGTCGTACAAGATAAGAACAAGTACAACACACCCAAGTACCGGATGATTGTCCGCTTCTCCAACAGGGACATTGTCTGCCAG ATCGCCTATGCCAAGATCGAGGGCGACATGATTGTGTGCGCGGCCTACTCACACGAGCTGCCAAAATACGGAGTCACTGTGGGTTTGACAAACTACGCAGCAGCCTACTGCACTGGTCTGCTGGTGGCCCGCAGA CTCCTGAACAAGTTTGGCCTGGATAAGGTGTATGAAGGCCAGGTCGAGGTGACGGGGGATGAGTTCAACGTGGAGAGCATTGATGGTCAGCCAGGCGCTTTCACCTGCTACCTGGATGCTGGACTTGCTAGAACCACCACAGGCAACAAGGTGTTCGGTGCCCTGAAGGGAGCTGTGGATGGAGGCCTGTCCATCCCACACAG CACCAAGCGCTTCCCTGGTTATGATCCAGAGAGCAAGGAGTTCAACGCTGAGGTCCACCGCAAGCACATCATGGGCGTCAACGTGTCAGAGTACATGAGCCTCCTgatggaggaggacgaggatgcTTACAAGAAGCAGTTCTCCCGCTTCATCAAGAATGGCGTCACCCCCGATTCG ATTGAGGAAATGTACAAAAAGGCTCACGCTACCATTCGTGAGAACCCAGTCCACGAAAAGAAGCCTCCCAAAGAAGTCaagaagaagag GTGGAACCGTGCCAAGCTCTCTCTGGCCCAGAGGAAAGACCGCGTCGCCCAGAAGAAGGCCAGCTTCCTCCGGGCTCAGGAACAAGAGGCTTCAGACTGA